GTCTTCATCGAGATCGATGACACCGTCGAACAACTCTCGGTGCGCATCGAGTTCTGTAGCTGCGTGGACTTCTTCTGCGAAGTGAAAGAGGCCGACCGCATCGTGTTCTTCGAGGAGCGTGAGGATTCGCTTGATCGCTTCTCGTGCGCGCGCTTCATCAGCGTAGTAAGCCATCTCCGTGACCGAATCAATGCTAATGCGGAGCTTCCCGTCGTGGGTTTCAAGGAACTCTCGAATGGCAGCGATCATACCATCGAAGTCGTCCGGCGAGGAGACGTAACGTACGTTGTCGCTCGATCGCCGTGAGTATCCTCGTTCAATAGACAGCGTATCGAGAATGACAGCTTTCGACTCATCAACTTCATAGTATTCGAGTTTTTGTTTGACTTCTCGGGCGGTTGTGCGCGTCGAGAGAATGAACAAGTTGTCAGTGTCGGTCTTGAAGAAGTCAGTATCGAGCCGGTCAGTTTCTCCAGTACTCGGGTGTAAGAGCATAATTCCGGTACCAGCCGGAACAGTTTCGGGTGCGTTCTCAATTGCGAGACGATAATCCATACATCATTCCCGGTCGGCGTACTATTAACTTTTCATGAAGTGTACAGCACTCACGAAGAAGGAATGAATGTTGATAGGTCTTGACAATCCTGAACTATCAATCATATATGTTTTCAAATATCTTCCGAGTCCACGCGACGGCATATTCAGGTCCGGTTTCGTGGTATGCTGTCGTATCGAGTGCACCGAAGGGGGTCGGAACGTCGAGGTCGTGTTTCAGCGCACTACAGCCGATTTCTGCCGCAGTCGAGAGGCCTGAATCGGTTGCGATCTCGCGAGTGAGATTAGATAACCGAGGCTCAAGGCGTTCTCCTGCATCAGTCCACGCATCATAGAGGCGAGGAGCGGTGTCTTCCCACGACTTGAAGACAGATCGAGTGTGCAGCCCGAGGTAGGCCTCGTACAGGGCAGTCGCCAATTGGTAGGTTTCAGCCGGCGAGAGTCGGGCCCCCGCGTCGAGGTCCCGATACTGTTCTCCGAAAAAGCCGATGAAATGTTCAGGTCTTCCCAATCCGGCTTGTACAAACGCTTCGGCAATGAGGAAGTCAACGAACGAATCGGGTGATCCCTTCATTCGTGCCTTGATGAACACCGTCGGCGGTTCGGTTTGTGCCGTCCACGTTACACCACCGTCGCCGGGCATTCCGATAGTGAAGCTGCTTCCGACGTACTCACGGAGCTGTTTGGGACATTTCGGTGGAAGCCACTCGTCAGGGTACGTGACTGGATCGAGCGCATCAACAATGATTCCAAGTTCCTCGGCTTGTGACGGTGGAAGTGTCTCGAAATCAGGAGTGTCAAAGACAAGCGTGCCTGGAACATGCTCGTCTCGGACTGATGCGAGGTCGTCCGGAAGATCGCGGCGAGTAAACATCAGACGACGATGGTACCAATGAGAGCGAGTGCAGCGAGAGTAGAGCTCCCGACAGTTGCGATGACGATTTTCGTTGCGTCACTCATACTCGTGTCTCCAGTGGCGAACGCTTAACACTGTTGTGTTACGACACGTGACGGACGGTTTCAGTCACTGATTTTCGGCGACCGGACGCTCGTTTGCCGAGCAATCTTCTTCCACGCACCCGTGTGAAACCGAACTGTGTTCACCACCGCTTTGACGTAGATGTCAGCGAGAATGGCCACAAAAAAAGCGAGATATCCGAGATCCAGCCCTGGTGAGATGGCGATCTGGCCGATGGTGATAGGGATTGGATCGAGCGCAAGCGGTCCGACTGCGAACCCGTAACTGGCCGGAAGAGCAAGTGTGGCGATTGGGAGTTTGAGAAGATACGAACCGGTGAGCGTTCCATAGAACGGCCAACGGGTATCACCAGCACCACGAAGGCCGCCTCGCATTGTCCGAGAAATCGAGAAACCAGCCACACCGAGACCGAACACACGGATGAACGCGACAGTGAGATCGACACTCTCAGTTCCGAACACGAGCGCGATCGGTCGAGCTGTGAGTGTAATTCCGACGGCCACGATCAGTTGCGTTACGAGGGCGAGTCGAGTCGTTTGCCAGCCGTATGCGGCCGCGCGGTCGTCCTCGCCCTGACCGATATGCTGACCGACGAGTGTGCTTGCCGCGGTTGCGTACCCCCACGCGGGCATCATCGCTAGCAAAATCACGCGACGGCCGATCGCGTAGGCCGCAACGGCTTCTGTTCCGAGGACACCGAGGAGAAAGAGAAACGGAAACCGACCGAACGTTCGTGCGAGACGTGTTCCAGCGAGCGGGAGCGCAACACGAACGATTTCGCGCATGATTGTCCAATCGAACATCGTTCCCCCGAGTCGGAGACGGATCGAGCGGCGACCGTTGATGAGCAGTACGAAGAAAATTGACGCCGAGAGAGTGTTTGCAGCGAGGGTTCCGACAGCAGCTCCGACAATTCCGAGCCGTGGGAACGGTCCAATGCCAAAGATGAGAGCGGCGTTGAGCACGATATTCGTTGGTAACGAGACGAGGCGGACGTACATCGGCGTTCGAGTATCACCAACGCCCGCGAGTGCGCGCGAGGCAACCATCCCCCAAAACCGAGGGATGATGCCAAGCATCACGACCTGTAGATACGCAGCCCCGAGGGAGATCGTACGAGGTTCGTTGCTCAGAACGCCGATCAGTTGTGGAGCATATATCCAACTCACGACGGTGATCGGGACAGCAATACAAAGCGAGAGCCACAGCGATTGTTTGACCGCCGTGTCAGCCTTGTCATACTGTTCTGCTCCAGTATACCGCGAGACGACGCTGATTGTTCCACTGGTCAGCGCAAGCGACAGACCAAACGGAATGAAGTAGTACTGAAACCCGAGTTCGATAGCCGCAATCCCTGCGTTACCCAGTGCGAGACCGACGAACACGAAATCGGACATTCGAATGAGCACGCGAAACACACCCGAAACCATCGCGGGCGCTGCGAGATCGAACGCTTCTTCTCCCATTGTTCGGTCGATGATTCCAAACCGCGAAAGCATCGCCGGAAACCACATGAAAAACGACCTTATGTCAACACGGAAGACCATCAGTCGATTCACGGACTCCGGCATAGTATGACTTCTGGCTGACCGTACTACCTCTGGAATCCACTACTCAAACGAACAATAGTTAGTGATTATAATTTAAATTAAATTTGGTTTATATGTGTAGAATCTGATATTAACACTGACGTTGCGTTAATTGGGGGTCACTCGTCATTGCCGCCGCGCCACGATTCAGGCATTTGGATCACGTAGCGACCGTTTTCACGGAGTGCAATGATATACTCATCACGGTTGTAGAGTTCCATCAGATTGAGTTCGTACTGTCCGGGTGCGAGAATCTTGATGCTCTCGAACTGATCGTTGAGCTCCTTTCGAAGTTCTTCGAGATCGGGCTGGTCACCAGTCGGCTCGCGGACAACGCGACCGTTGCTCGGTGGTGGAGACTGCCGAGTTGAATCGACAGCAGACGTAGACGTAGACGCAGAAGAAGATGAGTTTGCGGAAGAATGAGGAGGGAGTTTATCGCGAGAGACGAATTCTGACCGAGCGTTCGCTTGTGCGGTGTCTTCCGATCCGTCTGTGCTGTGGTTGCCATCCTTCGCCAGCACGTCGGCGTCGTGTCCGTTTTCGTCGATAGCCGCTCGACTCGCGCTGTGCTCTTTATTCGATTCTTCATCGTCAGAAATCGCATCCGCTGTCGTCTCGTCTATTGAATCCGTCGCGTCTGATGCTGATGCTTTGACAGGGAGTTTATTTGGTTCCTCGGCGGAGGAGTCTTCACCGGTTGTGTCTTCTGTGACACCGGATTCATCTGTTGTGGACGATCCGCTCGACATCCAGCCACGAACGGTCGACGTTGCACGGCCTACGTGTTTTCCGACGCGTCCCCCATTCGGAGCTAACGATGATTGAGGAGGTGAGGGAGCGGCAGATTCATCGGGAGGAATTTCGGAAACGTCTGTATCGGCTGGGTGGAATTGGAACGTCGTTCCACTACACTCGGGACATCCCGAGAGCATTTCTTTCGATCCATCCTCGAACACGTAGCCGCAAGTCGTACACTGATGTGGCATACTGGTGTGGCATTAAACCGCTACGTCACGAGCGCGCGAATCAAGTTCTTATCCTTGTGAAGCGTTTCAATACGGTTTGCTGGCCCGATAACAGTCAGTTTGTTCGGCGGATTGTGTCCGAAAAGTCGGCTGAAAAAGCCAGGATTTGGCTCTTGTTGCGGGTAGCTCTCGATTTCGATACCAGCGAACTCGTCGGGGCTAATCTCAGTCATCGTCACTTCGATGAGTTTCGACTCCTCGTCGGGCGAGAGGCCCTCTTCGAGAATGACGATATTACCGTCGCGCACCCCATCAAGGATGAGTCTGATTTTCTCCATGCTCCGCAGTTTCTTCATACGCTCGCCACTCACGAGGTCGATCTGGACACCATCCTCAGTTGTTATTTCAGCCATTTCATTCACCCGAAGTACTCTGCAATCTTGTCGTAAACCTCCTGCATATTGTCACCCTCAAGCGCTGAAAGCGGTACTACCTCGTGTTGGGGGAACGCGTTGACGATACGCTGAACGCTCGATTCCTCCAAATCGATTTTGTTTGCAAATATCATCACCGGGAGGTCTCGACTCTCAATGATACCAACAAGCATTGTGTTCACCTGCGTGAACGGATCATCGGTGCTATCAAGCACGTAGATAACCCCATCGACATCCTCACGGAGCCAATGCATCGCCTCCGCAACACCCTCTGTTGCCTCCCGCGAACGTCGCACAGCGTCCTCTTTGGTCATATCGTGTTCGAGGAATTCGTTGTAATCGACCTTCGTCGTCACACCCGGCGTATCGACGATGTCAATGGTAACAGCCGATCCATTACGCTCGATTTCGACGTTTTCTTTTCGCCGGGCACGACGGGTTTCGTGTGGAACATGGCTCTCAGGTCCAACAGCATCACCCGTCCAGTCGCGTGC
The nucleotide sequence above comes from Halocatena marina. Encoded proteins:
- a CDS encoding ATPase domain-containing protein, with amino-acid sequence MDYRLAIENAPETVPAGTGIMLLHPSTGETDRLDTDFFKTDTDNLFILSTRTTAREVKQKLEYYEVDESKAVILDTLSIERGYSRRSSDNVRYVSSPDDFDGMIAAIREFLETHDGKLRISIDSVTEMAYYADEARAREAIKRILTLLEEHDAVGLFHFAEEVHAATELDAHRELFDGVIDLDEDGTVSCQF
- a CDS encoding MATE family efflux transporter, whose translation is MVFRVDIRSFFMWFPAMLSRFGIIDRTMGEEAFDLAAPAMVSGVFRVLIRMSDFVFVGLALGNAGIAAIELGFQYYFIPFGLSLALTSGTISVVSRYTGAEQYDKADTAVKQSLWLSLCIAVPITVVSWIYAPQLIGVLSNEPRTISLGAAYLQVVMLGIIPRFWGMVASRALAGVGDTRTPMYVRLVSLPTNIVLNAALIFGIGPFPRLGIVGAAVGTLAANTLSASIFFVLLINGRRSIRLRLGGTMFDWTIMREIVRVALPLAGTRLARTFGRFPFLFLLGVLGTEAVAAYAIGRRVILLAMMPAWGYATAASTLVGQHIGQGEDDRAAAYGWQTTRLALVTQLIVAVGITLTARPIALVFGTESVDLTVAFIRVFGLGVAGFSISRTMRGGLRGAGDTRWPFYGTLTGSYLLKLPIATLALPASYGFAVGPLALDPIPITIGQIAISPGLDLGYLAFFVAILADIYVKAVVNTVRFHTGAWKKIARQTSVRSPKISD
- a CDS encoding Zn-ribbon domain-containing protein, which translates into the protein MPHQCTTCGYVFEDGSKEMLSGCPECSGTTFQFHPADTDVSEIPPDESAAPSPPQSSLAPNGGRVGKHVGRATSTVRGWMSSGSSTTDESGVTEDTTGEDSSAEEPNKLPVKASASDATDSIDETTADAISDDEESNKEHSASRAAIDENGHDADVLAKDGNHSTDGSEDTAQANARSEFVSRDKLPPHSSANSSSSASTSTSAVDSTRQSPPPSNGRVVREPTGDQPDLEELRKELNDQFESIKILAPGQYELNLMELYNRDEYIIALRENGRYVIQMPESWRGGNDE
- a CDS encoding DUF2073 domain-containing protein, whose product is MAEITTEDGVQIDLVSGERMKKLRSMEKIRLILDGVRDGNIVILEEGLSPDEESKLIEVTMTEISPDEFAGIEIESYPQQEPNPGFFSRLFGHNPPNKLTVIGPANRIETLHKDKNLIRALVT